In Devosia beringensis, a single window of DNA contains:
- a CDS encoding GNAT family N-acetyltransferase — protein sequence MDGYIVQPGTPGIEDYRRLRVAAGLSPKTAEQASMGLPNTWYGVTVLHEGKAIGMGRIIGDGGTAFQIVDIALEPAHQGKGLGKAVIAALMDHLNSHAPAGAYVSLIADGDARHLYAQYGFEPVMPASIGMATKVIRPDFA from the coding sequence ATGGACGGCTACATCGTCCAGCCCGGCACGCCGGGCATCGAGGATTACCGGCGCCTGCGTGTCGCCGCCGGCCTCAGCCCCAAGACCGCCGAACAGGCCAGCATGGGTTTGCCCAACACCTGGTACGGCGTCACCGTGCTGCACGAGGGCAAAGCGATCGGCATGGGCCGCATCATTGGCGATGGCGGCACCGCCTTCCAGATCGTCGATATCGCGCTCGAACCGGCCCACCAAGGCAAGGGGCTCGGCAAGGCCGTCATAGCCGCGCTGATGGACCACCTCAACAGCCACGCCCCTGCCGGCGCCTATGTCAGCTTGATCGCCGACGGCGACGCCCGCCACCTTTATGCTCAATACGGCTTCGAGCCCGTCATGCCCGCCTCCATCGGCATGGCGACTAAGGTTATTCGCCCGGATTTCGCTTAG
- a CDS encoding RBBP9/YdeN family alpha/beta hydrolase, translated as MKLADTDILILPGLGNSGPGHWQMRWAERMRTAAIVEQADWEEPDLDDWVATIDQACRLTTRPVVLVAHSLSVMALAHAAPRLPANVRGAFLVAPTDIELSPAAPEETYGFRPIPRDPFPFPSMLVASSSDPYVSLERAVEFANCWGSDFHQAGDAGHINLDSGHGPWPEGLLMFTRLMQRL; from the coding sequence ATGAAGCTGGCCGATACCGATATCCTGATCCTGCCTGGCCTGGGCAATTCCGGCCCCGGCCACTGGCAGATGCGCTGGGCCGAGCGCATGCGCACCGCCGCCATTGTCGAACAGGCCGATTGGGAAGAGCCCGATCTCGACGACTGGGTCGCCACCATCGATCAGGCCTGCCGCCTGACCACACGTCCCGTCGTGCTGGTCGCCCATTCGCTGTCGGTCATGGCCTTGGCCCATGCCGCGCCGCGCCTGCCCGCCAATGTACGCGGCGCCTTTCTCGTGGCCCCCACCGATATTGAACTCAGCCCCGCCGCGCCGGAAGAGACCTACGGTTTCCGGCCCATCCCGCGCGACCCCTTCCCCTTCCCCTCCATGCTGGTCGCCTCCAGCAGCGACCCCTATGTGTCGCTGGAGCGGGCGGTGGAATTTGCCAATTGCTGGGGCTCTGACTTCCACCAGGCCGGCGACGCCGGCCACATCAACCTCGACTCCGGCCACGGCCCCTGGCCCGAGGGCCTGCTGATGTTTACCCGATTGATGCAGCGGCTGTGA
- a CDS encoding GNAT family N-acetyltransferase: MTDWNWVCYCADMAVVEASQGQGVGKTLMDKATEILGPGVSIILLALPGAEGFYQKIGLTQTQSGFYCDRTHRS; encoded by the coding sequence ATGACCGACTGGAACTGGGTCTGCTACTGCGCCGATATGGCGGTGGTCGAGGCCAGCCAGGGCCAGGGCGTAGGCAAGACGCTGATGGACAAGGCCACCGAAATTCTCGGCCCCGGCGTCAGCATCATCCTGCTGGCTCTGCCCGGCGCTGAGGGCTTCTATCAGAAGATCGGCCTCACCCAGACCCAGTCCGGTTTCTATTGCGACAGGACCCATCGCTCATGA